From the genome of Phyllostomus discolor isolate MPI-MPIP mPhyDis1 chromosome 12, mPhyDis1.pri.v3, whole genome shotgun sequence, one region includes:
- the LOC114510820 gene encoding zinc finger protein 2 homolog, whose protein sequence is MRAHSGGKPYECNECGKGFMKLSSLIHYQRNHSREKAYECGKSFQQRLHLILHQRIHTGEKSYECDICGKSFSQNSHINVHQKTHTGEKHYKCEKCGKSFSGKSNLNVHKRTHTGQKLYKCGKAFSDCSSYLQCERMHTGQKLQM, encoded by the coding sequence ATGAGAGCTCATAGTGGGgggaaaccctatgaatgtaatgaatgtgggaaaggcTTTATGAAGCTTTCATCTCTTATTCATTATCAGAGAAATCATAGTAGAGAGAAAGCCTATGAATGTGGGAAGTCTTTCCAGCAGAGACTCCACCTCATATTACaccagagaattcacactggtgagaaaTCTTATGAATGTGATATATGTGGAAAATCATTTAGCCAAAATTCTCACATTAATGTACACCAGAAaactcatactggagagaaacactataaatgtgaaaaatgtggaaaatccTTCAGTGGAAAGTCTAATCTTAATGTGCATAAGAGAACACATACTGGACAAAAACTTTACAaatgtggcaaagcctttagTGATTGCTCATCATATCTACAATGTGAAAGGATGCATACTGGACAGAAATTACAAATGTag